In the Bombus pyrosoma isolate SC7728 linkage group LG15, ASM1482585v1, whole genome shotgun sequence genome, one interval contains:
- the LOC122575955 gene encoding uncharacterized protein C3orf18-like isoform X2: MNEMNSTSVTNSITSGILLDSIKNYTTTMAINTSSEISEAYMNSTEENGLWNVSKPITSLPNNTLISFEASSTNTYVSTTTEIFDEFGPPDGIEYIFVPLGVVVFVIVLSAVVIIISRKRKLERLRHRLMPMYNFDPGEEEEDDWETELLEECYNNHQRRQGYQSMDTEENAELFGNH; encoded by the exons ATGAATGAGATGAACTCAACAAGTGTTACAAATTCTATAACATCTGGAATACTACTTGACAGCATTAAAAATTACACTACCACCATGGCGATTAATACATCCAGTGAAATATCTGAAGCATATATGAATTCtacagaagaaaatggatTGTGGAATGTTTCTAAACCTATAACATCATTGCCTAATAATACACTAATTTCATTTGAAGCTTCAAGTAccaatacatatgtatctacAACAACAGAAATTTTTGATGAATTTGGCCCACCTGATGGAAtagaatacatttttgtacCACTTGGTGTAGTGGTCTTTGTTATTGTATTATCAGCTGTG GTGATAATTATctcaaggaaaagaaaattggaacGTTTAAGACATAGACTTATGCcaatgtataattttgatcCTGGtgaagaagaggaagatgaCTGGGAAACTGAATTATTAGAAGaatgttataataatcatCAAAGAcgt CAAGGATATCAATCTATGGATACAGAAGAAAATGCAGAACTCTTTGGAAATCATtga
- the LOC122575954 gene encoding U1 small nuclear ribonucleoprotein A, with product MTMDIRPNNTIYINNLNEKIKKDELKKSLYAIFSQFGQILDIVALKTLKMRGQAFVIFKEIASATNALRSMQGFPFYDKPMRIQYAKTDSDIIAKMKGTYAERPKKPKRVVPAADEEAKRAKKRAKEQAKHSQQIGYHAGVPQHPGLVNTAVPEQPPNQILFLTNLPDETSEMMLSMLFNQFPGFKEVRLVPNRHDIAFVEFENEVQSGAAKDALQGFKITPSHAMKISFAKK from the exons a TGACAATGGATATTAGGccaaataatacaatttatattaataatttaaatgagaaaataaagaaggatGAATTAAAGAAATCCTTATATGCAATTTTTTCTCAGTTTGGTCAGATATTAGATATTGTAGCATTAAAGACATTAAAAATGCGTGGCCAagcatttgttatttttaaagaaattgctaGTGCTACAAATGCCTTAAGGTCAATGCAAGGATTCCCATTTTATGACAAACCAatg agGATACAATATGCAAAGACTGACAGTgatataattgcaaaaatgaaaGGCACATATGCAGAAAGGCCTAAAAAGCCAAAACGAGTTGTACCTGCAGCTGATGAAGAAGCTAAACGTGCTAAGAAACGTGCCAAAGAGCAAGCTAAACATTCACAGCAAATTGGTTATCATGCTGGCGTGCCTCAACACCCAGGTTTAGTTAATACAGCTGTACCGGAACAACCACCAAATCAAATATTGTTTCTTACAAATCTACCGGATGAAACTAGTGAAATGATGTTATCTATGCTTTTCAATCAATTCCCTGGTTTTAAAGAAGTACGTCTAGTACCAAATAGGCACGACATTGCATTTGTTGAATTTGAGAATGAAGTTCAGTCTGGGGCTGCAAAAGATGCTCTTCAGGGATTTAAAATCACACCTTCTCatgcaatgaaaatttcatttgcaaagaaataa
- the LOC122575955 gene encoding uncharacterized protein LOC122575955 isoform X3, translating to MNEMNSTSVTNSITSGILLDSIKNYTTTMAINTSSEISEAYMNSTEENGLWNVSKPITSLPNNTLISFEASSTNTYVSTTTEIFDEFGPPDGIEYIFVPLGVVVFVIVLSAVVWVAISLLYLNLNLLTFICRNKKKSIKYSANYNTWINVSTLGDNYLKEKKIGTFKT from the exons ATGAATGAGATGAACTCAACAAGTGTTACAAATTCTATAACATCTGGAATACTACTTGACAGCATTAAAAATTACACTACCACCATGGCGATTAATACATCCAGTGAAATATCTGAAGCATATATGAATTCtacagaagaaaatggatTGTGGAATGTTTCTAAACCTATAACATCATTGCCTAATAATACACTAATTTCATTTGAAGCTTCAAGTAccaatacatatgtatctacAACAACAGAAATTTTTGATGAATTTGGCCCACCTGATGGAAtagaatacatttttgtacCACTTGGTGTAGTGGTCTTTGTTATTGTATTATCAGCTGTGGTATGGGTAGCGATATcacttttgtatttaaatcttaatcttttaactttcatttgcagaaacaaaaaaaaaagtataaaatattcagcaaattataatacttGGATAAATGTTTCTACATTAG GTGATAATTATctcaaggaaaagaaaattggaacGTTTAAGACATAG
- the LOC122575958 gene encoding high mobility group protein I isoform X2, with the protein MSDDNSPVVEEQKKKRGRPAKTDKNTVKEPKKRGRPSTDKNNAVRTAKSDNEDDASPVPVKKGRGRPKGSHKKKQGTTKGTPSGRGRGRPKKKEEKPESTGEEEDEQEEEEEEEEDN; encoded by the exons ATGTCAGACGACAATTCGCCTGTTGTtgaagaacaaaagaaaaagcgtGGTAGGCCAGCGAAAACAGACAAAAATACCGTTAAAGAACCCAAAAAGAGAGGCAGACCTTCtacagataaaaataatgcagTACGAACTGCAAAGTCTGATAATGAAGATGATGCATCTCCTGTACCTGTCAAGAAAGGTAGGGGGCGACCAAAAGGATCTCATAAAAAGAAG caAGGTACAACTAAAGGAACTCCTTCAGGGCGAGGTCGTGGTAGAcctaaaaagaaagaagaaaaaccaGAAAGTActggagaagaagaagatgaacaagaggaagaagaagaggaggaggaggataattga
- the LOC122575957 gene encoding 28S ribosomal protein S18c, mitochondrial — protein MILTFISVQALRHEIKRIPTFLFRSKTSEACALNELDNSIDSDKPIDIKNPYEKERRLCILCKLNINPDYKNVRLLSQFQSRHTGRIYEKHITGLCDSKQKKVEHEINKAQQCGLMGYMTKDPKFVNDPMLFDPNYPFKPHKY, from the exons ATGATTCTTACATTTATTAGTGTGCAAGCTTTGAGACATGAAATAAAGAGAattccaacatttttatttcgtagtaAAACTAGCGAAGCGTGTGCTCTCAATGAATTAGATAATTCGATAGACTCAGACAAG CCAATTGACATTAAAAATCCATATGAAAAAGAACGACGATTGTGTATTTTATGTAAACTAAATATTAATCcagattataaaaatgtacgttTATTATCTCAATTTCAAAGTCGTCATACAGgtagaatttatgaaaaacatATAACTGGATTATGTGACAGTAAACAGAAAAAAGTGGAACATGAGATAAACAAAGCACAACAATGtg gTTTAATGGGTTACATGACTAAGGACCCTAAATTTGTTAATGATCCAATGTTATTTGATCCTAATTATCCATTTAAGcctcataaatattaa
- the LOC122575951 gene encoding adiponectin receptor protein: MSQYEDVIVEDKRSDDSVIPESEIRHRIPWSERVLLNSEIPGLHEVKELLEDDDASCLAEEEDGVGCPLPSTPEDDHLLDCEMTEVLKAGVLSDEIDLGALAHNAAEQAEEFVRKVWEASWKQCHFRNLPKWLQDNDFLHAGHRPPLPSFYACFKSIFRIHTETGNIWTHLLGCVAFIGIAIFFITQPPIEIQLEEKLVFGTFFAGAIICLGMSFAFHTVHCHSECVGKLFSKLDYCGIAMLIMGSFVPWLYYGFYCDYQPKLIYLSVVVILGVTSIVVSLWERFGEPSYRPLRAGVFMGFGLSGVIPAVHYAIAEGWFKAISQASLGWLILMGCLYILGAMFYALRVPERFFPGKFDIWFQSHQIFHVLVIAAAFVHYHGITEMAMYRMTIGDCTNPSQVMAF; this comes from the exons ATGTCACAATATGAGGATGTTATTGTGGAAGACAAAAGGAGTGATGATAGTGTGATACCAGAATCAGAGATTCGGCATAGAATCCCATGGAGCGAACGCGTGTTATTAAACAGTGAAATACCAGGCTTACATGAAGTTAAAGAGCTATTGGAAGATGACGATGCAAGCTGTttagcagaagaagaagatggagTTGGTTGTCCATTACCTTCAACTCCTGAAGATGATCATCTTCTGGATTGTGAG ATGACAGAAGTGTTAAAAGCTGGTGTGTTAAGTGATGAAATTGATCTTGGTGCATTAGCACATAATGCTGCAGAACAAGCAGAAGAATTTGTTCGTAAG GTTTGGGAAGCATCCTGGAAGCAATGTCATTTCAGAAATCTTCCAAAGTGGTTGCAGGATAATGATTTCTTACATGCTGGTCACAGACCACCTTTACCATCTTTTTATGCTTgttttaaaagtatatttcgAATTCATACAGAGACAGGAAATATTTGGACTCATTTACttg GATGTGTGGCATTTATTGGTATTGCTATCTTCTTTATAACACAACCTCCTATAGAAATAcaattggaagaaaaattggtATTTGGTACCTTCTTTGCCGGTGCTATTATATGTCTAGGAATGTCATTTGCCTTTCATACTGTACACTGCCACAGTGAATGTGTTGGAAAGTTGTTTTCAAAATTAGATTACTGTGGAATAGCTATGTTAATTATGGGTAGTTTTGTACCATGGCTTTACTATGGTTTTTACTGTGATTATCAACCTaagcttatttatttatcagtaGTTGTAATACTTGGTGTAACGAGTATCGTCGTATCATTGTGGGAACGATTTGGTGAACCAAGTTACAGGCCATTAAGGGCAGGCGTTTTTATGGGATTTGGTCTTAGTGGA gTAATACCAGCAGTACATTATGCTATTGCAGAGGGTTGGTTTAAGGCAATTAGTCAGGCATCTCTTGGATGGTTAATATTAATGGGATGTTTGTATATATTAGGTGCAATGTTTTATGCATTAAGAGTACCTGAACGATTTTTCCCCGGCAAGTTCGATATTtgg TTTCAGAGTCATCAAATCTTCCACGTGTTAGTAATTGCAGCAGCTTTTGTTCATTACCACGGAATAACAGAGATggctatgtatagaatgacAATAGGAGATTGTACAAATCCATCGCAGGTGATGGCTTTTTAA
- the LOC122575953 gene encoding GDP-fucose transporter 1: protein MLLETGLLTKFIYIAIVVTNYWIISILTVFINKTLLSSNTINLDAPLFITWCQCIVSLVMCVILSNLSKWFPKYIKFPIGNPYTKETLRKVLPLSLLFTGMIATNNLCLKYVDVSFYYTGRSLTTVFNVIFTYLMLGQKTSINCIACCAFIVIGFWLGVDQEHIAGSLSVLGTIFGVLGSLTLSLYSIHMKQVLPTLNQDIWLLSYCNNAYSVIIFIPLMLANGEHITVYNYDKIGSSYFWLAMIVGGICGFAIGFATALQIKVTSPLTHNISGTAKACAQTVLATYWFDEKKSFMWWISNFVVLSASAMYARLRQLDISREYKEEKQQLQGDKM from the exons atgttgttagAAACTGGattattgacaaaatttatatatattgcaattgTGGTTACAAATTATTG gataatttctatattgactgtatttataaataaaactctTTTATCCAGTAATACTATAAATTTGGATGCACCTCTTTTTATAACATGGTGCCAATGTATAGTATCTTTAGTTATGTGTGTAATTCTTagtaatttatcaaaatggttcccaaaatatattaaatttccaattggTAATCCATATACCAAAGAAACCCTTAGAAag gtaTTACCATTGTCTCTCCTATTTACTGGAATGATTGCAACCAACAacttatgtttaaaatatgttgacgtttcattttattacacagGACGTTCACTAACAACtgtatttaatgttattttcacATACCTTATGCTAG gTCAAAAGACTTCCATAAATTGTATTGCATGCTGTGCATTTATTGTTATTGGATTCTGGCTTGGTGTGGATCAAGAACACATTGCTGGTTCTCTATCTGTTCTGGGAACAATTTTTGGTGTACTAGGATCGTTAactctttctttatattccaTTCACATGAAACAAGTTCTTCCTACATTAAATCAAGATATTTGGTTACTCTCTTATTGTAACAATGCATATAGtgtcattatatttattccattaatGTTAGCGAATGGAGAACATATTACAGTGTACAATTATGATAAGATTGGATCTTCATATTTTTGGTTGGCTATGATTGTTGGTGGTATTTGTGGATTTGCTATTGGTTTTGCTACAGCACttcaaataaaagtaacaTCTCCTTTAACACACAATATTAGCGGAACTGCTAAAGCTTGTGCACAAACAGTTTTAGCAACTTATTGGTTTGATGAAAAGAAATCATTCATGTGGTGGATAAGTAACTTTGTTGTACTTAGTGCTAGTGCAATGTATGCTAGATTGAGACAACTTGATATAAGTAGAGaatacaaagaagaaaagcagcAATTGCAAGGTGACAAAATGTGA
- the LOC122575956 gene encoding swi5-dependent recombination DNA repair protein 1 homolog has translation MSAKPLRNSKGVNKPFRSPFSTPQNNDKKDNISEPETSTYRTPLKVSVAKRLLFQQSPSSKKLYLDTENCNKEIDIEVKEKLYQTDLELLRKSIQEKEETIKILKTELSYKKKNKAENLEDAIKKWTECCQSALIDHQKILQGEGGQIVKMSEILSSFNINPDIVHFSINDDTFY, from the exons ATGAGTGCTAAGCCATTGAGAAATAGTAAAGGTGTAAATAAACCCTTTCGGTCTCCATTTAGTACCCCtcaaaataatgataaaaaagataacATAAGTGAACCAGAAACAAGTACATATAGAACACCGTT aaaagtaTCTGTAGCGAAAAGATTGCTTTTTCAACAATCTCCTTCttccaaaaaattatatttagacACAGAAAATTGTAACAAAGAGATTGACAttgaagtaaaagaaaaattatatcaaactgATTTAGAATTATTGAGAAAGAGCATacaggaaaaggaagaaactattaaaattttaaaaactgagttatcatataaaaaaaag aacaaaGCAGAAAATTTAGAAGATGCTATAAAAAAGTGGACAGAATGTTGTCAAAGTGCTCTTATAGACCATCAAAAAATTTTGCAAGGAGAAGGTGGTCAAATAGTAAAAATGTCCGAAATTTTGTCTTCATTTAACATTAATCCTGATATAGTTCATTTCTCTATTAATgatgatacattttattaa
- the LOC122575958 gene encoding high mobility group protein I isoform X1 → MIYKGLKMSDDNSPVVEEQKKKRGRPAKTDKNTVKEPKKRGRPSTDKNNAVRTAKSDNEDDASPVPVKKGRGRPKGSHKKKQGTTKGTPSGRGRGRPKKKEEKPESTGEEEDEQEEEEEEEEDN, encoded by the exons a TGATATATAAAGGATTAAAAATGTCAGACGACAATTCGCCTGTTGTtgaagaacaaaagaaaaagcgtGGTAGGCCAGCGAAAACAGACAAAAATACCGTTAAAGAACCCAAAAAGAGAGGCAGACCTTCtacagataaaaataatgcagTACGAACTGCAAAGTCTGATAATGAAGATGATGCATCTCCTGTACCTGTCAAGAAAGGTAGGGGGCGACCAAAAGGATCTCATAAAAAGAAG caAGGTACAACTAAAGGAACTCCTTCAGGGCGAGGTCGTGGTAGAcctaaaaagaaagaagaaaaaccaGAAAGTActggagaagaagaagatgaacaagaggaagaagaagaggaggaggaggataattga
- the LOC122575955 gene encoding uncharacterized protein C3orf18-like isoform X1 — MNEMNSTSVTNSITSGILLDSIKNYTTTMAINTSSEISEAYMNSTEENGLWNVSKPITSLPNNTLISFEASSTNTYVSTTTEIFDEFGPPDGIEYIFVPLGVVVFVIVLSAVVWVIIISRKRKLERLRHRLMPMYNFDPGEEEEDDWETELLEECYNNHQRRQGYQSMDTEENAELFGNH, encoded by the exons ATGAATGAGATGAACTCAACAAGTGTTACAAATTCTATAACATCTGGAATACTACTTGACAGCATTAAAAATTACACTACCACCATGGCGATTAATACATCCAGTGAAATATCTGAAGCATATATGAATTCtacagaagaaaatggatTGTGGAATGTTTCTAAACCTATAACATCATTGCCTAATAATACACTAATTTCATTTGAAGCTTCAAGTAccaatacatatgtatctacAACAACAGAAATTTTTGATGAATTTGGCCCACCTGATGGAAtagaatacatttttgtacCACTTGGTGTAGTGGTCTTTGTTATTGTATTATCAGCTGTGGTATGG GTGATAATTATctcaaggaaaagaaaattggaacGTTTAAGACATAGACTTATGCcaatgtataattttgatcCTGGtgaagaagaggaagatgaCTGGGAAACTGAATTATTAGAAGaatgttataataatcatCAAAGAcgt CAAGGATATCAATCTATGGATACAGAAGAAAATGCAGAACTCTTTGGAAATCATtga
- the LOC122575952 gene encoding phosphate carrier protein, mitochondrial, whose amino-acid sequence MWPSILDIAKTNPFGTPFVTAKCQGQNELTQALVRNRHIAAASVSSGDSCEFGSNKYFMLCGLGGILSCGITHTMVTPLDLVKCRIQVDPAKYKSVFNGFKVTMAEDGTRGLAKGWAPTFFGYSIQGMFKFGLYEVFKVYYSALAGEEMAYEYRTTLYLISSASAEFFADIGLAPFEASKVKIQTTPGFANTLREAMPKIYGEEGISGFYKGLVPLWLRQIPYTMMKFACFERTLELLYKYVVPKPRQECTKNEQLVVTFAAGYIAGVFCAIVSHPADSVVSKLNQEKGASAVDVLKKMGITGVWKGLGPRIVMIGTLTGAQWFIYDAVKVWLRMPRPPPPEMPESLKKKYGLA is encoded by the exons ATGTGGCCTTCAATATTGGACATAGCCAAAACGAATCCATTCGGAACTCCTTTCGTGACAGCTAAATGTCAGGGCCAGAATGAACTTACACAAGCGCTCGTTAGAAATCGTCATATTGCAGCTGCCTCTGTATCATCAGGCG ATAGCTGTGAATTTGGatcaaataaatactttatgcTATGTGGCTTGGGCGGTATTTTGTCATGTGGTATCACTCATACTATGGTTACTCCCTTGGATTTGGTAAAATGCCGTATTCAAGTAGACCCTGCAAAGTACAAATCAGTTTTCAATGGATTCAAA gTAACTATGGCTGAAGATGGAACTCGAGGTCTGGCTAAAGGATGGGCTCCAACATTCTTTGGTTACTCCATCCAAGGAATGTTCAAATTTGGACTTTATGAAGTGTTTAAAGTATATTATTCAGCTCTTGCTGGGGAGGAAATGGCATATGAGTATAGAACAACTTTGTATCTAATTTCATCAGCATCTGCAGAATTTTTTGCTGATATCGGTCTAGCTCCTTTTGAAGCTTCTAAA GTGAAGATTCAAACTACACCAGGATTTGCAAATACTTTAAGAGAAGCTATGCCAAAGATATATGGTGAAGAAGGCATTAGTGGTTTCTATAAAGGGTTGGTACCTTTGTGGCTTCGTCAGATTCCATACACAATGATGAAGTTTGCTTGCTTTGAACGTACTCTTGAGCTCCTGTACAAGTATGTAGTTCCTAAACCAAGGCAAGAATGTACAAAAAATGAACAGTTAGTTGTTACTTTTGCTGCGGGATATATTGCTGGTGTATTTTGCGCGATTGTATCTCATCCTGCTGATTCT GTTGTATCAAAATTGAATCAAGAAAAAGGAGCATCGGCTGTCGATGTTCTGAAAAAGATGGGCATCACTGGAGTATGGAAAGGTCTTGGTCCACGTATTGTTATGATTGGTACATTAACAGGAGCACAATGGTTTATTTATGATGCAGTTAAAGTATGGCTCCGAATGCCCCGTCCACCACCACCAGAAATGCCAGAATCCCTCAAGAAGAAGTATGGATTAGCTTAA